A DNA window from Brassica napus cultivar Da-Ae chromosome C1, Da-Ae, whole genome shotgun sequence contains the following coding sequences:
- the LOC106373370 gene encoding crooked neck-like protein 1, with product MSSFPINQLVSAQWYALYDFHILWVFQKQQQKKDKNTKVSVCEKESKLPRPTRVKNKSPEAVQITAEQLLREARERQEPEVLPSEHSITDSTELSDYRLRRRKEFEDRVSRGGRSDVQVWVNYARWEESQKDYARARSVWERALKDHHRNHALWVKYAESEMKNKFVNSARHVWDRAVYLLPRVDLLWYKYSHMEEMLGNIAGARQIFERWMNWSPDQQGWLSFAKFELRYNETERARSIYERFFLCHPKASSFIRYAEFEVKCGEVSRARDVYERAMEKLEGGYEEAEMLYLAFAEFEQGCNEFQRARVIYKFALDHIPIGRAEELYTRFIAFEKQHGDKQGIEDAIVGRRRTL from the exons atgtCATCCTTCCCTATCAACCAACTGGTTTCTGCTCAGTGGTATGCTCTCTATGATTTTCACATCCTGTGGGTCTTCCAAA AACAACAGCAAAAGAAAGACAAGAACACGAAGGTTTCCGTCTGCGAAAAAGAGTCGAAGCTTCCAAGGCCGACACGGGTGAAGAACAAGTCCCCAGAGGCGGTGCAAATCACCGCCGAGCAGCTCCTCCGAGAGGCTCGAGAGAGGCAAGAGCCTGAGGTCCTTCCCTCTGAGCATAGCATCACTGACTCGACTGAACTTTCCGACTACAGACTCCGCCGCCGTAAGGAGTTTGAGGACCGGGTCAGCCGGGGAGGACGATCCGATGTCCAAGTCTGGGTAAACTACGCGCGGTGGGAAGAGTCACAGAAGGATTACGCGCGTGCTAGGAGCGTGTGGGAACGAGCCCTGAAAGACCATCACCGGAACCACGCGCTCTGGGTCAAGTACGCAGAGTCGGAGATGAAGAACAAGTTCGTCAACTCTGCCAGACACGTTTGGGATCGAGCCGTTTATCTTCTCCCTCGCGTGGACCTGCTCTGGTACAAGTACTCACACATGGAGGAGATGCTCGGGAACATCGCCGGAGCCAGACAGATATTCGAGCGGTGGATGAACTGGTCACCGGATCAACAAGGCTGGCTCTCGTTTGCTAAATTCGAGCTGCGGTATAACGAAACAGAGCGTGCGAGATCCATCTACGAGAGGTTCTTTCTTTGCCATCCCAAAGCTTCTTCCTTTATCAGATATGCAGAGTTTGAGGTCAAGTGCGGTGAAGTTTCCCGTGCGAGGGATGTCTACGAACGAGCCATGGAGAAGCTTGAAGGAGGCTATGAAGAAGCAGAGATGCTCTATCTTGCCTTTGCTGAATTCGAACAAGGATGCAATGAGTTCCAACGTGCTAGGGTTATCTACAAGTTCGCTCTTGATCATATCCCTATAGGAAGAGCAGAGGAACTCTACACAAGGTTTATTGCCTTTGAGAAACAGCACGGGGACAAGCAAGGGATTGAGGACGCCATTGTCGGGAGGAGGAGGACACTTTAG
- the LOC125580791 gene encoding uncharacterized protein LOC125580791: protein MCKKCGKAEVAGVAECLTKLSVYDNNDQAFFVLLSDAGRELTGKPASKLVESYFEANENVGDDHVIPVPQALIGTIGQTHKFNVKVSKHNLEGTTQALTVTKVLPPEAPAPEGNLEENMIAHSAEETLQMGNHEDGPSIENEEAADEVGKMSSDGIESGEAKRAKCGEYVLSTGFGLLKDYALFHWLISFKN from the exons ATGTGTAAGAAATGTGGGAAAGCTGAAGTTGCTGGTGTTGCAGA GTGTCTCACGAAGCTCTCTGTATATGATAACAATGATCAAGCGTTTTTTGTGCTTCTTAGTGACGCTGGGCGTGAGTTGACTGGGAAGCCAGCATCGAAATTGGTTGAGAGCTACTTTGAG GCCAATGAGAACGTAGGAGATGATCATGTGATCCCGGTGCCACAAGCTCTGATTGGTACCATTGGACAAACTCACAAGTTCAATGTCAAGGTTTCAAAACACAATTTGGAAGGCACGACCCAAGCTTTGACTGTCACAAAGGTACTCCCTCCTGAAGCTCCAGCACCCGAAGGCAACTTAGAAGAAAACATGATTGCTCATTCCGCCGAAGAAACTTTGCAGATGGGTAATCACGAGGATGGTCCTTCCATTGAGAATGAGGAAGCTGCAGATGAAGTGGGAAAAATGAGTTCTGATGGGATTGAGTCAGGAGAAGCTAAGCGTGCCAAATGTGGTGAATATGTTTTAAGTACTGGTTTTGGTTTATTGAAAGACTATGCTTTGTTTCATTGGCTAATAAGTTTTAAGAACTGA